A portion of the Ascaphus truei isolate aAscTru1 chromosome 14, aAscTru1.hap1, whole genome shotgun sequence genome contains these proteins:
- the MLF1 gene encoding myeloid leukemia factor 1 isoform X3: MFGSLLRDFDEDTFFSDPFTAHQEHVRQMMRSFSDPFGRDPFLRITDGRSQGRRGHNDSQVSLREDHRQTTDFKDSFHSVDSELASMRNRMIDMHRHVEGLSERPDTHSFRSSSVMTYSKTGDEPAKVFQATSQTRKAPGGIKETKRSVRDSESGVEKIAVGHHIKDRAHVVKKSNNKKTGDQELNQEFLNLDESEAPLFDDEWQREISKFMPTGRRSRIDAPKHKSVHSAALTGPAHVSRRERSITKIAL, encoded by the exons GGACCCCTTTACTGCGCACCAAGAGCATGTGCGGCAGATGATGAGAAGTTTCTCTGATCCTTTTGGACGGGACCCATTCCTCCGTATCACAGATGGCAGATCACAGGGTCGCAGAGGGCACAATGATTCCCAGGTGTCGCTGAGGGAAGATCACAGA CAGACTACTGATTTCAAGGATTCTTTCCACTCCGTGGACAGTGAGCTGGCAAGCATGCGTAACAGAATGATAGATATGCACAGACATGTT GAAGGACTATCGGAGAGACCCGACACACACTCATTCAGGTCTTCGTCAGTTATGACATATTCCAAGACTGGAGATGAACCTGCAAAGGTTTTCCAAGCTACAAGTCAAACCCGCAAAGCTCCTGGGGGT ATTAAAGAAACAAAGAGATCAGTCAGAGATTCCGAAAGCGGGGTTGAAAAAATAGCTGTTGGACATCACATTAAAGATCGGGCCCATGTCGTCAAAAAGTCGAACAACAAGAAAACGGGGGATCAGGAACTCAACCAGGAATTCCTCAACCTGGATGAAT CGGAAGCCCCATTGTTTGATGATGAATGGCAAAGAGAGATTTCCAAGTTTATGCCAACCGGAAGAAGATCACGTATAGATGCCCCGAAACACAAAAGTGTCCACAGTGCTGCATTAACGGGACCTGCACATGTATCAAGAAG ggAGAGGTCCATCACAAAAATAGCCTTGTAG
- the MLF1 gene encoding myeloid leukemia factor 1 isoform X1 gives MFGSLLRDFDEDTFFSDPFTAHQEHVRQMMRSFSDPFGRDPFLRITDGRSQGRRGHNDSQVSLREDHRASSLSHMPFDAFTGMQTTDFKDSFHSVDSELASMRNRMIDMHRHVEGLSERPDTHSFRSSSVMTYSKTGDEPAKVFQATSQTRKAPGGIKETKRSVRDSESGVEKIAVGHHIKDRAHVVKKSNNKKTGDQELNQEFLNLDESEAPLFDDEWQREISKFMPTGRRSRIDAPKHKSVHSAALTGPAHVSRRERSITKIAL, from the exons GGACCCCTTTACTGCGCACCAAGAGCATGTGCGGCAGATGATGAGAAGTTTCTCTGATCCTTTTGGACGGGACCCATTCCTCCGTATCACAGATGGCAGATCACAGGGTCGCAGAGGGCACAATGATTCCCAGGTGTCGCTGAGGGAAGATCACAGA GCCTCCAGTCTCTCCCATATGCCTTTTGATGCTTTTACTGGCATG CAGACTACTGATTTCAAGGATTCTTTCCACTCCGTGGACAGTGAGCTGGCAAGCATGCGTAACAGAATGATAGATATGCACAGACATGTT GAAGGACTATCGGAGAGACCCGACACACACTCATTCAGGTCTTCGTCAGTTATGACATATTCCAAGACTGGAGATGAACCTGCAAAGGTTTTCCAAGCTACAAGTCAAACCCGCAAAGCTCCTGGGGGT ATTAAAGAAACAAAGAGATCAGTCAGAGATTCCGAAAGCGGGGTTGAAAAAATAGCTGTTGGACATCACATTAAAGATCGGGCCCATGTCGTCAAAAAGTCGAACAACAAGAAAACGGGGGATCAGGAACTCAACCAGGAATTCCTCAACCTGGATGAAT CGGAAGCCCCATTGTTTGATGATGAATGGCAAAGAGAGATTTCCAAGTTTATGCCAACCGGAAGAAGATCACGTATAGATGCCCCGAAACACAAAAGTGTCCACAGTGCTGCATTAACGGGACCTGCACATGTATCAAGAAG ggAGAGGTCCATCACAAAAATAGCCTTGTAG
- the MLF1 gene encoding myeloid leukemia factor 1 isoform X2: protein MFGSLLRDFDEDTFFSDPFTAHQEHVRQMMRSFSDPFGRDPFLRITDGRSQGRRGHNDSQVSLREDHRASSLSHMPFDAFTGMTTDFKDSFHSVDSELASMRNRMIDMHRHVEGLSERPDTHSFRSSSVMTYSKTGDEPAKVFQATSQTRKAPGGIKETKRSVRDSESGVEKIAVGHHIKDRAHVVKKSNNKKTGDQELNQEFLNLDESEAPLFDDEWQREISKFMPTGRRSRIDAPKHKSVHSAALTGPAHVSRRERSITKIAL, encoded by the exons GGACCCCTTTACTGCGCACCAAGAGCATGTGCGGCAGATGATGAGAAGTTTCTCTGATCCTTTTGGACGGGACCCATTCCTCCGTATCACAGATGGCAGATCACAGGGTCGCAGAGGGCACAATGATTCCCAGGTGTCGCTGAGGGAAGATCACAGA GCCTCCAGTCTCTCCCATATGCCTTTTGATGCTTTTACTGGCATG ACTACTGATTTCAAGGATTCTTTCCACTCCGTGGACAGTGAGCTGGCAAGCATGCGTAACAGAATGATAGATATGCACAGACATGTT GAAGGACTATCGGAGAGACCCGACACACACTCATTCAGGTCTTCGTCAGTTATGACATATTCCAAGACTGGAGATGAACCTGCAAAGGTTTTCCAAGCTACAAGTCAAACCCGCAAAGCTCCTGGGGGT ATTAAAGAAACAAAGAGATCAGTCAGAGATTCCGAAAGCGGGGTTGAAAAAATAGCTGTTGGACATCACATTAAAGATCGGGCCCATGTCGTCAAAAAGTCGAACAACAAGAAAACGGGGGATCAGGAACTCAACCAGGAATTCCTCAACCTGGATGAAT CGGAAGCCCCATTGTTTGATGATGAATGGCAAAGAGAGATTTCCAAGTTTATGCCAACCGGAAGAAGATCACGTATAGATGCCCCGAAACACAAAAGTGTCCACAGTGCTGCATTAACGGGACCTGCACATGTATCAAGAAG ggAGAGGTCCATCACAAAAATAGCCTTGTAG
- the MLF1 gene encoding myeloid leukemia factor 1 isoform X7, whose translation MFGSLLRDFDEDTFFSDPFTAHQEHVRQMMRSFSDPFGRDPFLRITDGRSQGRRGHNDSQVSLREDHREGLSERPDTHSFRSSSVMTYSKTGDEPAKVFQATSQTRKAPGGIKETKRSVRDSESGVEKIAVGHHIKDRAHVVKKSNNKKTGDQELNQEFLNLDESEAPLFDDEWQREISKFMPTGRRSRIDAPKHKSVHSAALTGPAHVSRRERSITKIAL comes from the exons GGACCCCTTTACTGCGCACCAAGAGCATGTGCGGCAGATGATGAGAAGTTTCTCTGATCCTTTTGGACGGGACCCATTCCTCCGTATCACAGATGGCAGATCACAGGGTCGCAGAGGGCACAATGATTCCCAGGTGTCGCTGAGGGAAGATCACAGA GAAGGACTATCGGAGAGACCCGACACACACTCATTCAGGTCTTCGTCAGTTATGACATATTCCAAGACTGGAGATGAACCTGCAAAGGTTTTCCAAGCTACAAGTCAAACCCGCAAAGCTCCTGGGGGT ATTAAAGAAACAAAGAGATCAGTCAGAGATTCCGAAAGCGGGGTTGAAAAAATAGCTGTTGGACATCACATTAAAGATCGGGCCCATGTCGTCAAAAAGTCGAACAACAAGAAAACGGGGGATCAGGAACTCAACCAGGAATTCCTCAACCTGGATGAAT CGGAAGCCCCATTGTTTGATGATGAATGGCAAAGAGAGATTTCCAAGTTTATGCCAACCGGAAGAAGATCACGTATAGATGCCCCGAAACACAAAAGTGTCCACAGTGCTGCATTAACGGGACCTGCACATGTATCAAGAAG ggAGAGGTCCATCACAAAAATAGCCTTGTAG
- the MLF1 gene encoding myeloid leukemia factor 1 isoform X6 yields the protein MFGSLLRDFDEDTFFSDPFTAHQEHVRQMMRSFSDPFGRDPFLRITDGRSQGRRGHNDSQVSLREDHRASSLSHMPFDAFTGMEGLSERPDTHSFRSSSVMTYSKTGDEPAKVFQATSQTRKAPGGIKETKRSVRDSESGVEKIAVGHHIKDRAHVVKKSNNKKTGDQELNQEFLNLDESEAPLFDDEWQREISKFMPTGRRSRIDAPKHKSVHSAALTGPAHVSRRERSITKIAL from the exons GGACCCCTTTACTGCGCACCAAGAGCATGTGCGGCAGATGATGAGAAGTTTCTCTGATCCTTTTGGACGGGACCCATTCCTCCGTATCACAGATGGCAGATCACAGGGTCGCAGAGGGCACAATGATTCCCAGGTGTCGCTGAGGGAAGATCACAGA GCCTCCAGTCTCTCCCATATGCCTTTTGATGCTTTTACTGGCATG GAAGGACTATCGGAGAGACCCGACACACACTCATTCAGGTCTTCGTCAGTTATGACATATTCCAAGACTGGAGATGAACCTGCAAAGGTTTTCCAAGCTACAAGTCAAACCCGCAAAGCTCCTGGGGGT ATTAAAGAAACAAAGAGATCAGTCAGAGATTCCGAAAGCGGGGTTGAAAAAATAGCTGTTGGACATCACATTAAAGATCGGGCCCATGTCGTCAAAAAGTCGAACAACAAGAAAACGGGGGATCAGGAACTCAACCAGGAATTCCTCAACCTGGATGAAT CGGAAGCCCCATTGTTTGATGATGAATGGCAAAGAGAGATTTCCAAGTTTATGCCAACCGGAAGAAGATCACGTATAGATGCCCCGAAACACAAAAGTGTCCACAGTGCTGCATTAACGGGACCTGCACATGTATCAAGAAG ggAGAGGTCCATCACAAAAATAGCCTTGTAG